The following DNA comes from Streptococcus pasteurianus.
GGTTCAACACCAGAACTTGGTATCAACGGTGCAACATACCTTGCTAAATTCCTTAACCAATTTGCTTTTGAAGGAGCTGCTAAAGCTTATCTTGAAACAGCAGCAAACGTTCTTCACGGTGATTTTGCAGGTGAAAACCTTGGTGTTGCCTATACTGATGAAAAAATGGGCGCTCTTAGCATGAACGCTGGTGTTTTCAAATTTGACCGCAATTCAGATGACAATACAATCACTCTTAATTTCCGTTACCCACAAGGTACAGATGCGCAAACTATCAAAGCTGAACTTGAAAAACTTAACGGTGTGACAAAAGTAACACTTTCAGACCATGAACACACACCACACTATGTTCCAGCTGATGACCCATTGGTTGCAACACTTCTCTCTGTTTACGAAAAACAAACAGGCTTGAAAGGTTACGAACAAGTTATCGGTGGTGGTACATTTGGACGCCTTCTTAAACGTGGTGTTGCTTTCGGTGCAATGTTCCCAGATTATGTCAATACAATGCACCAAGCAAATGAATTTGCCGATGTTGAAGACCTTTACCGTGCTGCAGCAATCTACGCCGAAGCACTTTACGAATTGATTAAATAATCTTTGACAATGACAAGAGGAGATTTTTACAACTTGTAAGAATCTCTTTCTTTATATATTTGAAAGCTTTGAAGAAGAAGTAGAAGGGGGGAGAAATGGATACCATTGAACAATTAATTGCGGACATTATGGTAGATGAGCAAAATGCGACCTACACTCAACAAGGCATAAAGCCACTTTTTACTGTTCCAAAAACGGCTCGGATTAATATTGTCGGACAAGCTCCTGGCATTCGTGCGCAAGAGTCGGGTTTGTATTGGAATGATCCAAGTGGTGATAATTTGCGAAAATGGCTGGGCGTGGACCGAGAAATATTTTACGATTCTGGGCTTTTTGCGGTTGTACCAATGGATTATTATTTTCCGGGAACGGGAAAATCAGGTGATTTGCCGCCACGAAAGGGCTTTGCTGAAAAGTGGCACAAACGAACCTTGGCTTTTGCTCCAAATATTGAATTACATATTTTGGTTGGCTTCTATGCACAGCGTTATTATTTGCAGCAGAAATCTTCTGTCACGTTAACAGAAACGGTAAAACATTATCAAACCTACCTACCCCAATTTTTCCCTTTAGTACACCCTTCGCCTCGTAACAATCTTTGGCAAGCAAGAAATCCTTGGTTTGCAAAAGAAGTAATCCCTGATTTGCAAAAACGAGTCAAAGAAATTCTTGCAAAGTAATAGAAAACGAAGCTAAGGAAAAGTGCTTAGCTTCGTTTTATCATAACTAGGATAAGTGATTGAGATATCTTATTTGGATAGGATAGTTTTTAATGCTCTGACCTAACGTTATTTTCCAAGACAGAATTGGCTAAAGAGTTTTGTGATTAATTCATCAGGTGCTGCATCACCTGTGATTTCACCGAGAATTTCCCAGCAACGTGTTAAATCAATTTGAAGAAGATCAACAGGCATTCCTAGTTCAAGCCCTTCATTGACGGCTTGCAAACTTTGCACCGCTTTTTCAATCAATGAAATATGGCGAGCATTTGAAAGATAAGTTGCATCTTTTTCAACAATACCAGCATTAGCAAAGAACAGTTGGTTAATACGTTCTTCAATTACGTCGATATTTTGATTTTTAAGAACGGAAATGCGAATGACATCATCTGGCAACTGGTCAGCTTCGATTTTTTCTGGTAAATCTGTTTTATTAAGGAGAATAATGCGGTTGCTATCTTTGCTAAGTTCCAAAAGTGCACGGTCTTGGTCAGTCAAAGGTTCAGAACTATTGAGCACAAGAAGAACAAGGTCAGCTTCCTCAAGGGCTTTTTTCGAACGTTCAACACCGATTTTTTCAACCACATCATCTGTTTCGCGGATACCAGCTGTATCAACCAGTTTCAAAGGTACACCTTTGATATTGACATATTCTTCAATTACATCACGGGTTGTTCCCTCAATATCAGTAACGATAGC
Coding sequences within:
- a CDS encoding uracil-DNA glycosylase family protein, which encodes MDTIEQLIADIMVDEQNATYTQQGIKPLFTVPKTARINIVGQAPGIRAQESGLYWNDPSGDNLRKWLGVDREIFYDSGLFAVVPMDYYFPGTGKSGDLPPRKGFAEKWHKRTLAFAPNIELHILVGFYAQRYYLQQKSSVTLTETVKHYQTYLPQFFPLVHPSPRNNLWQARNPWFAKEVIPDLQKRVKEILAK